From a region of the Tursiops truncatus isolate mTurTru1 chromosome 2, mTurTru1.mat.Y, whole genome shotgun sequence genome:
- the VCPKMT gene encoding protein N-lysine methyltransferase METTL21D isoform X1, translating into MAPTPPPGGAGPLARRGPGRSCGCDVTALDTQCCRAAMAASLESSGEEQLRNFVRVLEKRDGTVLRLQQYGSGGVGCVVWDAAIVLSKYLETPGFSGDGAHALSRRSVLELGSGTGAVGLMAATLGADVIVTDLEELQDLLKMNINMNKHLVTGSVQAKVLKWGEEIEDFPSPPDYILMADCIYYEESLEPLLKTLKDLSGSETCIICCYEQRTMGKNPEIEKKYFELLQLDFDFEKIPLEKHDEEYRSEDIHILYIRKKKSKFPS; encoded by the exons ATGGCGCCAACTCCGCCTCCTGGAGGCGCCGGGCCCCTTGCAAGGCGGGGCCCGGGGCGGTCTTGTGGGTGTGACGTCACTGCGCTCGATACTCAGTGTTGCCGGGCGGCGATGGCGGCTTCCCTGGAGTCCTCCGGGGAGGAGCAACTGCGGAACTTTGTGCGAGTTTTGGAGAAGCGAGATGGCACGGTGTTACGACTACAGCAGTACGGCTCCGGCGGCGTGGGTTGCGTTGTTTGGGACGCTGCCATCGTCCTTTCTAAATACCTGGAAACGCCCGGGTTTTCCGGCGATGGGGCCCACGCGCTGAGCCGGCGGTCGGTGCTGGAGCTGGGCTCTGGCACCGGGGCCGTGGGGCTCATGGCTGCTACCCTCGG GGCAGATGTCATAGTCACCGACCTAGAGGAATTGCAAGACTTGCTGAAGATGAATATTAATATGAACAAGCATCTTGTCACTGGTTCTGTTCAAGCCAAGGTACTGAAATG GGGGGAAGAAATAGAAgactttccttctcctccagaCTACATCCTGATGGCCGACTGCATATACTATGAAGAG TCTTTGGAGCCACTGTTGAAAACCCTAAAAGATCTCAGTGGATCTGAGACTTGTATTATATGTTGTTATGAACAACGAACAATGGGAAAAAATCCAGAAAtcgagaaaaaatattttgag ctTCTTCAACTAGACTTTGACTTTGAAAAAATTCCTTTGGAAAAACATGATGAAGAATATCGAAGTGAAGATATTCACATTTTAtacatcagaaagaaaaaatcg
- the VCPKMT gene encoding protein N-lysine methyltransferase METTL21D isoform X2, translating into MAPTPPPGGAGPLARRGPGRSCGCDVTALDTQCCRAAMAASLESSGEEQLRNFVRVLEKRDGTVLRLQQYGSGGVGCVVWDAAIVLSKYLETPGFSGDGAHALSRRSVLELGSGTGAVGLMAATLGADVIVTDLEELQDLLKMNINMNKHLVTGSVQAKSLEPLLKTLKDLSGSETCIICCYEQRTMGKNPEIEKKYFELLQLDFDFEKIPLEKHDEEYRSEDIHILYIRKKKSKFPS; encoded by the exons ATGGCGCCAACTCCGCCTCCTGGAGGCGCCGGGCCCCTTGCAAGGCGGGGCCCGGGGCGGTCTTGTGGGTGTGACGTCACTGCGCTCGATACTCAGTGTTGCCGGGCGGCGATGGCGGCTTCCCTGGAGTCCTCCGGGGAGGAGCAACTGCGGAACTTTGTGCGAGTTTTGGAGAAGCGAGATGGCACGGTGTTACGACTACAGCAGTACGGCTCCGGCGGCGTGGGTTGCGTTGTTTGGGACGCTGCCATCGTCCTTTCTAAATACCTGGAAACGCCCGGGTTTTCCGGCGATGGGGCCCACGCGCTGAGCCGGCGGTCGGTGCTGGAGCTGGGCTCTGGCACCGGGGCCGTGGGGCTCATGGCTGCTACCCTCGG GGCAGATGTCATAGTCACCGACCTAGAGGAATTGCAAGACTTGCTGAAGATGAATATTAATATGAACAAGCATCTTGTCACTGGTTCTGTTCAAGCCAAG TCTTTGGAGCCACTGTTGAAAACCCTAAAAGATCTCAGTGGATCTGAGACTTGTATTATATGTTGTTATGAACAACGAACAATGGGAAAAAATCCAGAAAtcgagaaaaaatattttgag ctTCTTCAACTAGACTTTGACTTTGAAAAAATTCCTTTGGAAAAACATGATGAAGAATATCGAAGTGAAGATATTCACATTTTAtacatcagaaagaaaaaatcg